In one Streptomyces sp. NBC_01241 genomic region, the following are encoded:
- a CDS encoding alpha/beta fold hydrolase has translation MSAFTAPDGTELAYHLVGEGEPLLVLPGGPMRASAYLGDLGGLSSRRQLVMLDLRGTGDSGVPADPATYRVDRQVADVEAFREHLGLDRVDVLAHSAGGDLAILHAARHPGRIRTLTLITTRARALGVDFTEEHRREAAALRTAEPWFKTARDAYEAVRAGSATDADRDAVAPFFYGRWDTAAQAHAAADVEQSNYEAADIYAPDGAFAPAAARDAIAALDARVLVLAGELDSGPLPRVAATVAGLFPEAELAVQPGAGHFPWLDDPFRFSGTVETFLRG, from the coding sequence GTGTCTGCTTTCACCGCTCCCGACGGAACCGAACTCGCCTATCACCTCGTGGGTGAAGGCGAGCCGCTGCTCGTTCTGCCCGGTGGCCCCATGCGTGCCTCCGCCTACCTCGGCGATCTGGGTGGGCTGTCGAGCCGACGCCAACTGGTCATGCTCGACCTGCGGGGCACCGGCGACTCAGGCGTCCCCGCCGACCCGGCCACCTACCGCGTCGACCGACAGGTGGCCGATGTGGAGGCCTTCCGCGAACACCTCGGTCTGGACCGCGTGGACGTGCTGGCGCACTCCGCGGGCGGCGATCTCGCGATCCTCCACGCGGCCCGGCATCCCGGGCGCATCCGGACCCTTACGCTGATCACCACCCGTGCGCGTGCCCTCGGTGTCGACTTCACCGAGGAGCATCGTCGCGAAGCCGCCGCCCTGCGCACGGCCGAGCCGTGGTTCAAGACCGCGCGGGACGCGTACGAGGCGGTCCGGGCAGGCTCCGCCACCGACGCCGACCGGGATGCCGTCGCCCCGTTCTTCTACGGGCGTTGGGACACGGCCGCCCAGGCCCATGCAGCAGCCGACGTCGAGCAGAGCAACTACGAGGCCGCGGACATCTACGCGCCCGACGGCGCCTTCGCCCCTGCCGCGGCCCGCGACGCCATCGCCGCGCTGGACGCCCGGGTGCTGGTCCTTGCGGGCGAGCTGGACAGCGGTCCGCTTCCTCGCGTCGCGGCCACCGTCGCGGGATTGTTCCCCGAGGCCGAACTCGCCGTCCAGCCGGGCGCCGGCCACTTCCCATGGCTCGACGATCCCTTCCGCTTCAGCGGGACCGTCGAGACCTTCCTGCGGGGCTGA
- a CDS encoding DUF6986 family protein, protein MGQQEKVATSLAGAVSEEISASLTAVDAELARRYPGDPGTRQPVHTVYVPGDAFTSGTIRSWGDQALKALDEHAPDAASFATALGIPDELAAPVHERVRAKLEREPVEDLRIDFEDGYGPRPDAEEDEAAARAARLVSQAYENGTAAPYMGIRMKCMEAAVRDRGIRTTDVFLTGLMQAGGLPDGLVLTLPKVTYPEQVTAFVRLLEAFEQAHGLPAGRLGFEIQIETSQSILAADGTAAVARMIDAAQGRATGLHYGTFDYSACVGVSPAYQASDHPAADHAKAVMQVAAAGTGVRVCDGSTNVLPVGPTHQVHDAWRLHYGLTRRALARAYYQGWDMHPGHLPTRYAAVYTFYREGLEQAAGRLAAYVAKAGGDVMDEPATAKALSGYLLRGIDCGALDTAEVARLTGLTRADLDVFASPRRGGLTVTGP, encoded by the coding sequence ATGGGACAGCAGGAGAAGGTGGCAACGAGTCTCGCCGGTGCGGTCAGCGAGGAGATCAGCGCTTCCCTCACCGCGGTCGACGCCGAGCTCGCCCGCCGCTACCCGGGAGACCCGGGCACGCGCCAGCCGGTCCACACGGTCTACGTCCCCGGCGACGCGTTCACCTCCGGCACCATCCGGTCCTGGGGCGACCAGGCACTGAAGGCCCTCGACGAACACGCCCCCGACGCGGCCTCGTTCGCCACCGCACTCGGCATCCCGGACGAGCTCGCCGCCCCCGTCCATGAGCGAGTACGCGCCAAGCTGGAGCGCGAGCCCGTCGAAGACCTGCGCATCGACTTCGAGGACGGCTACGGGCCCCGCCCCGACGCCGAGGAGGACGAGGCCGCGGCCCGCGCCGCCCGGCTCGTCTCACAGGCGTACGAGAACGGCACGGCCGCCCCGTACATGGGCATCCGGATGAAGTGCATGGAGGCCGCCGTACGCGACCGCGGCATCCGCACCACGGACGTCTTCCTCACCGGCCTGATGCAGGCGGGCGGCCTCCCCGACGGACTGGTCCTCACCCTCCCCAAGGTGACGTACCCCGAGCAGGTCACCGCCTTCGTCCGGCTCCTCGAAGCGTTCGAGCAGGCGCACGGCCTGCCGGCCGGCCGGCTCGGCTTCGAGATCCAGATCGAGACCAGCCAGTCCATCCTCGCCGCCGACGGCACCGCGGCCGTCGCCCGCATGATCGACGCCGCGCAGGGCCGCGCCACCGGTCTGCACTACGGCACCTTCGACTACAGCGCCTGCGTCGGCGTCAGTCCCGCCTACCAGGCCAGCGACCACCCGGCCGCCGACCACGCCAAGGCCGTCATGCAGGTCGCCGCCGCGGGCACCGGCGTACGGGTCTGCGACGGCTCCACCAACGTCCTTCCGGTCGGCCCCACCCACCAGGTCCACGACGCCTGGCGGCTCCACTACGGCCTCACGCGCCGCGCGCTGGCCCGCGCCTACTACCAGGGCTGGGACATGCACCCGGGCCACCTGCCGACCCGTTACGCGGCGGTGTACACCTTCTACCGCGAGGGCCTGGAGCAGGCCGCCGGGCGGCTCGCCGCGTACGTCGCGAAGGCGGGCGGCGACGTCATGGACGAACCCGCCACCGCCAAGGCGCTCAGCGGATATCTCCTGCGCGGCATCGACTGCGGCGCCCTGGACACCGCGGAGGTCGCCCGGCTGACCGGGCTGACGCGCGCGGACCTGGACGTCTTCGCATCGCCGCGACGCGGGGGGCTGACGGTGACGGGGCCGTAG
- a CDS encoding electron transfer flavoprotein subunit alpha/FixB family protein, producing MAEVLVFVDHVDGAVRKPTLELLTLARRVGEPVALALGAGAAGTAGVLAEHGAVRVLTADAPEFGEYLVVPKVDALQAAVEAVSPVAVLVPSSAEGKEIAARLAVRIGSGIITDAVDLEAGEQGPVATQSAFAASFTTRSRVSKGVPVITVKPNSAAVEAAPAAGAVQELVVSFSGQATGTRVVSRAARESTGRPELTEAAIVVSGGRGVNGAENFAVIEALADSLGAAVGASRAAVDAGWYPHSNQVGQTGKSVSPQLYIASGISGAIQHRAGMQTSKTIVAINKDAEAPIFDLVDYGVVGDLFQVVPQLTEEVKTRKG from the coding sequence ATGGCTGAAGTTCTCGTTTTTGTCGATCACGTGGATGGTGCTGTCCGCAAGCCCACGCTGGAGCTGCTGACGCTGGCGCGTCGTGTCGGTGAGCCGGTCGCGCTCGCGTTGGGTGCGGGTGCCGCGGGCACGGCCGGGGTGCTGGCCGAGCATGGTGCGGTGCGGGTCCTGACGGCTGACGCGCCGGAGTTCGGTGAGTATCTGGTGGTGCCGAAGGTCGATGCGCTGCAGGCGGCGGTCGAGGCGGTCTCGCCGGTCGCGGTGCTGGTTCCCTCGTCCGCGGAGGGCAAGGAGATCGCGGCGCGTCTCGCGGTCCGGATCGGTTCGGGGATCATCACGGACGCGGTGGATCTGGAGGCCGGTGAGCAGGGTCCGGTCGCCACGCAGTCCGCGTTCGCCGCGTCGTTCACGACCAGGTCCCGGGTGTCGAAGGGTGTTCCGGTGATCACGGTCAAGCCGAACTCCGCCGCCGTGGAGGCCGCTCCGGCCGCGGGCGCGGTCCAGGAGCTGGTGGTGTCGTTCTCCGGGCAGGCCACCGGCACCCGGGTCGTTTCCCGTGCTGCGCGTGAGTCGACGGGGCGTCCGGAGCTGACCGAGGCCGCGATCGTCGTCTCGGGTGGGCGGGGTGTCAACGGCGCCGAGAACTTCGCGGTCATCGAGGCGCTGGCGGACTCGCTCGGTGCGGCGGTCGGTGCGTCGCGGGCGGCGGTGGACGCGGGCTGGTACCCGCACTCCAACCAGGTCGGCCAGACCGGCAAGTCCGTCTCGCCGCAGCTGTACATCGCGTCCGGTATCTCCGGGGCGATCCAGCACCGGGCGGGCATGCAGACGTCCAAGACGATCGTCGCGATCAACAAGGACGCCGAGGCCCCGATCTTCGACCTCGTCGACTACGGAGTCGTCGGCGACCTCTTCCAGGTCGTGCCCCAGCTCACCGAAGAGGTCAAGACCCGCAAGGGCTGA
- a CDS encoding electron transfer flavoprotein subunit beta/FixA family protein, with the protein MSLRIVVCVKYVPDATGDRHFADDLTLDREDVDGLLSELDEYAVEQALQIADAADGAEITVLTVGPEDAKDALRKALSMGADKAVHVEDDGLHGTDVMGTSLVLAKAVEKAGFDLVIAGMASTDGTMGVVPALLAERLGVPQVTLLSEVSVADGVVRGRRDGDTASERLEASLPAVVSVTDQSGEARYPSFKGIMAAKKKPVESWDLEDLGIEADEVGLAGAWTVVDAAAARPARTAGTIVKDEGEGGKQLAEFLAGQKFI; encoded by the coding sequence GTGAGCTTGAGGATCGTTGTCTGTGTGAAGTACGTGCCCGACGCCACGGGGGACCGGCATTTCGCCGATGACCTGACGCTGGATCGTGAGGATGTCGACGGTCTGCTGTCGGAGCTCGACGAGTACGCGGTGGAGCAGGCGCTGCAGATCGCGGATGCGGCGGACGGCGCGGAGATCACTGTGTTGACGGTGGGTCCGGAGGATGCGAAGGACGCGTTGCGCAAGGCGTTGTCGATGGGTGCGGACAAGGCTGTTCATGTCGAGGACGACGGTCTGCACGGCACGGATGTCATGGGTACGTCGCTGGTGCTGGCGAAGGCGGTCGAGAAGGCCGGTTTCGACCTGGTGATCGCTGGTATGGCGTCGACGGACGGGACGATGGGTGTGGTTCCGGCGCTGCTGGCGGAGCGTCTGGGCGTTCCGCAGGTGACGTTGCTGTCGGAGGTGTCGGTGGCGGACGGGGTCGTGCGGGGCCGGCGTGACGGTGACACGGCGTCGGAGCGGTTGGAGGCTTCGCTTCCGGCGGTGGTGTCGGTGACGGACCAGTCGGGTGAGGCGCGGTATCCCTCGTTCAAGGGGATCATGGCGGCGAAGAAGAAGCCGGTGGAGTCCTGGGATCTGGAGGATCTGGGGATCGAGGCGGACGAGGTCGGTCTGGCGGGTGCGTGGACCGTGGTCGATGCGGCGGCGGCGCGTCCGGCCCGTACGGCGGGCACGATCGTCAAGGACGAGGGCGAGGGCGGCAAGCAGCTGGCCGAGTTCCTGGCGGGCCAGAAGTTCATCTGA
- a CDS encoding flavin reductase family protein codes for MTASPELGTSRTASPELLRSVFRQHAAGVAVITAAGDRPVGFTATSLNSVAAEPPLISFGVGTSSSSWPVVAEAEHIGVHVLGEHQRDLAATFARSGADRFGPSTYWRSGPEGVPVLDGVLAWLVCRVVARVPAGDHRIVIAQAVVGDPSGGGRPLLYHQGRFTGLRD; via the coding sequence ATGACGGCATCGCCCGAGCTCGGTACCTCCCGCACGGCGTCCCCCGAACTTCTCCGCTCGGTCTTCCGGCAGCACGCCGCCGGTGTGGCAGTGATCACCGCCGCAGGTGACCGGCCGGTCGGCTTCACCGCCACCTCGCTCAACTCGGTGGCCGCCGAGCCGCCACTGATCTCGTTCGGTGTGGGGACCTCGTCCTCCAGCTGGCCGGTCGTGGCCGAGGCCGAGCACATAGGCGTCCACGTACTCGGTGAGCACCAGCGGGATCTGGCCGCCACTTTTGCCCGCAGCGGCGCCGACCGGTTCGGCCCGTCCACCTATTGGCGCAGTGGGCCCGAAGGCGTGCCGGTCCTCGACGGAGTGCTGGCGTGGCTGGTCTGCCGCGTGGTGGCCCGGGTTCCGGCAGGCGACCACCGGATCGTGATCGCGCAGGCCGTGGTCGGCGACCCGTCCGGAGGCGGTCGGCCGCTGCTCTATCACCAGGGCCGCTTCACCGGCCTGCGGGACTGA
- a CDS encoding putative leader peptide, whose product MPPELLLHGRVHVDLARYASARCPGV is encoded by the coding sequence ATGCCGCCAGAACTCCTTCTCCACGGCCGGGTCCACGTGGATCTCGCCCGCTACGCGAGTGCGCGCTGTCCGGGTGTCTGA
- a CDS encoding TlpA family protein disulfide reductase — protein MDGRTRRGTLGAAQLGAELGERATLVQFSSAFCQPCRATRRTLVEVARMVDGVAHVEIDAEAHLTLVRELEISRTPTVLVLDATGRIVRRAVGQPRTVDVVAALGQAM, from the coding sequence GTGGACGGACGGACACGCCGGGGAACGCTGGGCGCGGCCCAACTCGGCGCGGAATTGGGGGAGCGGGCAACCCTGGTGCAGTTCTCCAGCGCGTTCTGCCAGCCCTGCCGGGCTACCCGGCGCACCCTCGTCGAGGTGGCGCGCATGGTGGACGGCGTCGCGCACGTGGAGATCGACGCCGAGGCGCATCTCACTCTCGTGCGCGAGCTGGAGATCAGCCGAACGCCGACCGTACTCGTCCTCGACGCCACCGGCCGGATCGTCCGCCGGGCCGTCGGGCAGCCGCGCACCGTCGACGTGGTCGCCGCGCTGGGACAGGCGATGTGA
- a CDS encoding lysophospholipid acyltransferase family protein: MAELVYRPVVGAARTFFKALDLKIDTQGSEHIPKTGGAVLVSNHISYLDFIFTGLAALPQKRLVRFMAKESVFRHKVSGPLMRGMKHIPVDRKQGEDAYAHALDSLRSGEIVGVFPEATISESFTLKSFKSGAARLAQEAGVPLIPMALWGTQRLWTKGRPRNFKRNHIPVTIRVGEPVEAPTDQYAGAITRRLRERVQELLEAAQRAYPVRPKDASDTWWVPAHLGGTAPTPAEVRERS; encoded by the coding sequence ATGGCAGAACTCGTCTATCGACCGGTCGTCGGCGCCGCTCGTACGTTTTTCAAGGCGCTGGACCTGAAGATCGACACTCAGGGTTCCGAGCACATCCCGAAGACCGGTGGCGCGGTCCTGGTGAGCAACCACATCAGTTATCTGGACTTCATCTTCACCGGGCTCGCGGCGCTGCCGCAGAAGCGGCTCGTCCGGTTCATGGCGAAGGAATCGGTCTTCCGGCACAAGGTGTCCGGGCCGCTGATGCGTGGCATGAAGCACATTCCCGTCGACCGCAAGCAGGGCGAGGACGCGTACGCGCACGCGCTCGACTCGTTGCGCTCCGGCGAGATCGTGGGCGTCTTCCCCGAGGCCACCATCTCGGAGTCGTTCACGCTGAAGAGCTTCAAGTCGGGCGCCGCCCGGCTCGCCCAGGAGGCCGGAGTGCCGCTGATCCCCATGGCGCTGTGGGGGACCCAGCGGCTGTGGACCAAGGGGCGGCCGCGTAACTTCAAGCGCAACCACATTCCGGTGACGATCCGGGTGGGCGAGCCGGTGGAGGCGCCCACCGACCAGTACGCGGGCGCGATCACCCGGCGGCTGCGGGAGCGGGTCCAGGAGCTCCTGGAAGCGGCCCAGCGCGCCTACCCCGTGCGCCCGAAGGACGCGAGCGACACCTGGTGGGTGCCCGCGCACCTCGGCGGTACGGCTCCGACGCCGGCCGAGGTGCGCGAGAGGAGCTGA
- a CDS encoding B3/B4 domain-containing protein — protein MTLTFTVADDVRTLVPGFTHLAVEARGLVNGPSNDESSALLDEATRLLSERLDGRAPHEDSHLAAWRDACTAFGAKPSRTRNSAEALARRALTDAGLPRINLLADLSNAISVAHLIPVGGEDIDRIKGAMRLVRATGQEPFSTVGGGEEAVEHPEPGEVVRCDDEGVTCRRWNGRQGVRPRLTEEPVNAVFLLERLAPMTIGELEAAGAELAERPAKLSPGARITVGTPE, from the coding sequence CTGACCCTGACGTTCACCGTCGCCGACGACGTACGCACCCTCGTCCCCGGCTTCACCCACCTCGCCGTCGAAGCGCGTGGGCTGGTCAACGGGCCCAGCAACGACGAGAGTTCGGCTCTCCTGGACGAAGCGACCCGCCTGCTGTCCGAGCGGCTCGACGGCCGGGCCCCGCACGAGGACTCCCACCTCGCGGCCTGGCGTGATGCCTGCACCGCCTTCGGCGCCAAGCCCTCCCGCACCCGCAACTCCGCCGAAGCCCTGGCCCGGCGCGCGCTCACCGACGCCGGGCTGCCGCGCATCAATCTCCTGGCCGACCTCTCCAACGCCATCAGCGTCGCCCACCTGATACCGGTCGGTGGCGAAGACATCGACCGGATCAAGGGAGCCATGCGGCTTGTACGTGCCACCGGCCAGGAGCCCTTCTCCACCGTCGGGGGCGGCGAGGAGGCCGTGGAGCACCCCGAGCCCGGCGAAGTCGTCCGGTGCGACGACGAGGGCGTCACCTGCAGGCGCTGGAATGGGCGACAGGGGGTGCGCCCCCGGCTCACCGAGGAGCCCGTGAACGCCGTATTCCTGCTGGAGCGCCTCGCGCCCATGACGATCGGCGAACTCGAAGCCGCGGGCGCCGAACTCGCCGAGCGGCCGGCGAAGCTCAGCCCCGGAGCGCGGATCACCGTCGGTACCCCGGAGTGA
- a CDS encoding threonine aldolase family protein, whose amino-acid sequence MADPTTVRTDARRHHDPQVRGFASDNYAGTHPEILAAIALANGGHQIAYGEDDYTEHLQRVMHSHFGPTAEAFPVFNGTGANVVSLQAMTDRWGAVICAESAHINVDEGGAPERVGGLKLLTVPTPDGKLTPELIDRQAYGWDDEHRAMPQVVSITQNTELGTVYTPDEIRAICDHAHGHGMKVHLDGARIANAAASLDVPMRTFTNTVGVDVLSFGGTKNGAIFGEAVVVLNPDAVRAMKHLRKLSMQLASKMRFVSVQLEALLAGDLWLRNARHANAMAQRLAEGVRAVDGVEILHPVQANAVFARLPHDVSERLQKRFRFYFWDEAAGDVRWMCSFDTMEHDVDAFVLALKEEMAK is encoded by the coding sequence GTGGCTGACCCCACAACCGTAAGGACCGACGCGCGACGCCACCACGACCCGCAGGTACGCGGCTTCGCCAGTGACAACTACGCGGGCACGCACCCGGAGATTCTCGCTGCCATCGCCCTGGCCAACGGCGGTCACCAGATCGCCTACGGCGAGGACGACTACACCGAGCACCTCCAGCGGGTCATGCACAGTCATTTCGGCCCCACCGCCGAAGCCTTTCCGGTCTTCAACGGAACCGGTGCCAACGTCGTCTCCCTCCAGGCGATGACCGACCGCTGGGGTGCGGTGATCTGCGCCGAGTCCGCCCACATCAACGTCGACGAGGGCGGCGCCCCGGAGCGGGTGGGCGGCCTCAAGCTGCTCACCGTGCCGACCCCGGACGGCAAGCTCACTCCCGAGCTCATCGACCGGCAGGCGTACGGCTGGGACGACGAGCACCGGGCCATGCCGCAGGTCGTCTCGATCACCCAGAACACCGAACTGGGCACGGTCTACACACCCGACGAGATCCGCGCCATCTGTGACCACGCCCACGGGCACGGCATGAAGGTCCACCTGGACGGGGCCCGGATAGCCAACGCCGCGGCGTCGTTGGACGTACCGATGCGTACGTTCACCAACACCGTCGGCGTCGACGTCCTCTCCTTCGGCGGCACGAAGAACGGGGCGATCTTCGGCGAGGCAGTGGTCGTCCTGAACCCGGACGCCGTCCGGGCCATGAAGCACCTGCGCAAACTGTCGATGCAGCTCGCCTCCAAGATGCGTTTCGTCTCCGTGCAGTTGGAGGCGCTGCTCGCCGGAGACCTCTGGCTGCGCAACGCCCGGCACGCCAACGCCATGGCCCAGCGGCTCGCGGAGGGTGTGCGCGCGGTGGACGGTGTGGAGATCCTCCACCCGGTCCAGGCCAACGCCGTCTTCGCCCGGCTGCCGCACGACGTGAGCGAGCGGCTGCAGAAACGCTTCCGCTTCTACTTCTGGGACGAGGCCGCCGGTGATGTGCGCTGGATGTGCTCCTTCGACACGATGGAGCACGATGTCGACGCATTCGTCCTGGCACTGAAGGAAGAAATGGCGAAGTAG
- a CDS encoding SDR family NAD(P)-dependent oxidoreductase, producing the protein MNGNGKGNGSGALEGAVIAVAGAAGPAGQATLLRLAEAGATVVASDADATRLAEAVDAARYAHGGATVTGDTVDLLDLAATREWADKTEKEFGRIDGLVHLVGGWRGGAGFAETDLADWNLLEKLLIRTVQHTSLAFQEGLQRSDRGRYVLISAAGASKPTAGNAAYSAAKAAAEAWTLALADAFRKAGGEGGPRAAAAILVVKALVHDAMRAERPNAKFAGFTDVKDLAEAIAGVWDRPAPEVNGKRLWLTPQP; encoded by the coding sequence ATGAACGGAAACGGCAAGGGCAACGGGAGCGGTGCTCTCGAAGGTGCCGTGATCGCGGTCGCCGGGGCCGCGGGACCGGCCGGGCAGGCCACGCTGCTGAGGCTCGCCGAGGCCGGTGCGACCGTCGTCGCCTCCGACGCGGACGCCACCCGCCTGGCCGAGGCGGTCGACGCGGCGCGTTACGCCCACGGCGGAGCGACCGTCACCGGAGACACCGTCGATCTGCTGGACCTCGCCGCCACCCGCGAATGGGCGGACAAGACCGAGAAGGAATTCGGCCGGATCGACGGCTTGGTCCACCTCGTCGGCGGCTGGCGCGGCGGTGCCGGCTTCGCAGAGACCGACCTCGCCGACTGGAACCTGCTGGAGAAGCTGCTGATCCGTACGGTCCAGCACACCTCGCTGGCCTTCCAGGAAGGGCTGCAGCGCAGCGACCGGGGTCGCTATGTGCTGATCAGCGCGGCCGGTGCGAGCAAGCCCACCGCGGGAAACGCGGCCTACTCCGCGGCGAAGGCCGCCGCCGAGGCCTGGACCCTCGCCCTCGCGGACGCCTTCCGCAAGGCGGGGGGCGAAGGAGGGCCGAGGGCCGCGGCTGCGATCCTGGTCGTCAAGGCACTGGTGCACGACGCGATGCGCGCCGAGCGCCCGAATGCGAAATTCGCGGGCTTCACCGACGTCAAGGATCTGGCCGAGGCCATCGCCGGCGTCTGGGACCGGCCCGCCCCGGAAGTGAACGGAAAGCGCCTGTGGCTGACCCCACAACCGTAA
- a CDS encoding DUF6421 family protein translates to MTEILVHDVAAGDIDTDRRVTEHPAWPALKNAVEEIRPWQSKDGSIDFDAEGAPSAEAAGATLDRVIAAIEEISPLLPHDAAYHRALVVDLRRWAADGFGVPDFLDSLLDFQPAKGRTDGRQHLVVFAMYTQNGNPDRNLEAVVLRMVWPDWLAELEATRYDNPLFCGITFEDFTSGYDTNSAVLFPETVAMREAPERFSWGGIFCDREAARFRRVTEAAVELLGVELPDDIREMVGDQQRCEQAFVLWDMVHDRTHSHGDLPFDPFMIKQRQPFWMYGLEELRCDLTAFKEAVKLEADGFPQGRDVQYAVLFDRMFRFPVTGERVRNYDGLGGQLLFAYLHKHDVIRWTDNTLRIDWDRAPQITNQLCAEIEKLYRDGIDRPKLVHWFAAYDLVATYLAPHPGSRWAKGPDALDLSQPPRKLVDDVLPDEFPLSMFYEALSKKLKNVIASTKGITAADAEQAAA, encoded by the coding sequence ATGACGGAAATTCTTGTGCACGACGTCGCCGCAGGCGACATAGATACGGACCGGAGGGTGACCGAGCACCCGGCCTGGCCCGCGCTCAAGAATGCCGTGGAGGAGATCCGGCCCTGGCAGTCGAAGGACGGCTCCATCGACTTCGACGCCGAGGGCGCGCCGTCCGCAGAGGCCGCTGGGGCCACGCTGGACCGTGTGATCGCCGCGATCGAGGAGATCTCCCCGCTGCTCCCGCACGACGCGGCCTACCACCGTGCTCTGGTCGTGGACCTGCGTCGCTGGGCCGCGGACGGTTTCGGTGTGCCGGACTTCCTCGACTCGCTGCTCGACTTCCAGCCGGCCAAGGGCCGCACCGACGGGCGGCAGCACCTGGTCGTCTTCGCGATGTACACCCAGAACGGCAACCCGGACCGCAACCTCGAAGCGGTCGTGCTGCGGATGGTCTGGCCGGACTGGCTGGCCGAGCTCGAAGCCACCCGCTACGACAACCCGCTGTTCTGCGGCATCACCTTCGAGGACTTCACCTCGGGCTACGACACCAACTCCGCGGTGCTCTTCCCGGAGACCGTCGCCATGCGCGAGGCCCCCGAGCGCTTCAGCTGGGGTGGAATCTTCTGTGATCGCGAGGCCGCCCGGTTCCGCCGGGTCACCGAGGCGGCCGTCGAGCTGCTCGGCGTCGAGCTGCCCGACGACATCCGCGAAATGGTCGGCGACCAGCAGCGCTGCGAGCAGGCCTTCGTGCTCTGGGACATGGTCCACGACCGGACGCACAGCCACGGCGACCTGCCGTTCGACCCCTTCATGATCAAGCAGCGCCAGCCGTTCTGGATGTACGGGCTGGAGGAGCTGCGCTGCGACCTCACCGCCTTCAAGGAGGCCGTGAAACTGGAGGCCGACGGCTTCCCGCAGGGCCGCGACGTGCAGTACGCCGTGCTGTTCGACCGGATGTTCCGCTTCCCCGTCACCGGCGAGCGCGTTCGCAACTACGACGGCCTCGGCGGTCAGCTCCTCTTCGCGTACCTGCACAAGCACGACGTGATCCGCTGGACGGACAACACGCTGAGGATCGACTGGGACCGTGCCCCGCAGATCACCAATCAGCTGTGCGCCGAGATCGAGAAGCTCTACCGGGACGGCATCGACCGCCCCAAGCTCGTCCACTGGTTCGCCGCGTACGACCTGGTCGCCACCTATCTCGCACCGCACCCGGGCTCCCGCTGGGCCAAGGGCCCGGACGCGCTGGACCTGTCCCAGCCGCCGCGTAAGCTCGTCGACGATGTGCTTCCGGACGAGTTTCCCCTGAGCATGTTCTATGAGGCGCTCTCCAAGAAGCTGAAGAACGTGATCGCCTCGACCAAGGGGATCACCGCCGCGGATGCCGAGCAGGCAGCCGCGTGA
- a CDS encoding glycerophosphodiester phosphodiesterase → MSFLTIGHRGVMGVEPENTLRSFLHAERAGMDAIELDLHLSKDGALAVMHDADVDRTTDGSGPIAEKTLSELRELDAGQGERVPVFEEVLDAVRSPVQAEIKDVAAARALAEVIQRRGLVDRVEVSSFHDEAVAEIAQLVPGVRTVLIASRWRSDVVERAKTVGAATLALNIRRLTLEVVEQAHAEGLKVIGWVVNTQDHLRLVRALRLDGATTDYPDIRRAGRFTA, encoded by the coding sequence TTGTCTTTTCTCACCATCGGTCATCGCGGAGTGATGGGTGTCGAGCCGGAGAACACCCTGCGGTCCTTCCTCCATGCGGAACGGGCCGGGATGGACGCCATCGAGCTGGACCTTCATCTGAGCAAGGACGGCGCGCTGGCCGTCATGCACGACGCCGATGTCGACCGTACGACGGACGGCAGTGGTCCGATCGCCGAGAAGACCCTGTCCGAGCTGCGCGAACTCGACGCCGGGCAGGGTGAGCGGGTGCCGGTTTTCGAGGAGGTGCTCGACGCCGTACGGTCCCCCGTGCAGGCGGAGATCAAGGATGTGGCCGCGGCCCGCGCCCTGGCCGAAGTGATCCAGCGGCGCGGTCTCGTCGACCGGGTGGAGGTGTCGTCGTTCCACGACGAGGCGGTCGCCGAGATCGCCCAACTGGTACCGGGGGTACGGACCGTACTCATCGCGAGCCGCTGGCGGAGCGATGTGGTGGAGCGGGCGAAGACGGTGGGTGCGGCGACGCTGGCGCTGAACATCCGCCGCCTCACCCTGGAGGTGGTCGAGCAGGCGCACGCCGAAGGGCTGAAGGTCATCGGCTGGGTGGTGAACACCCAGGACCATCTGCGCCTGGTACGGGCCCTGCGGCTGGACGGCGCGACCACCGACTACCCGGACATCCGCCGCGCCGGCCGCTTCACCGCTTGA